A part of Limihaloglobus sulfuriphilus genomic DNA contains:
- a CDS encoding type II secretion system F family protein: MPRFKYILKDPEGNQRSGMRDAGNQADIIRWARKKGMKPIHIQQVAQKGKAGKKVAKRRVKLDHLSAFCWQLNAMMGGGVPITEAFDTIAQDVGNPYFEYIISEMSSDIKAGQTLSQAVGKYPNVFNTMFNAMIIAGEQSGNLPAVFEKLANYYVKRDEINRRVRSALAYPAFVVVFVIVIIAIMATFVIPKFTEMFSMFGDKPLPAFTVGFLAVYNGMKDHFLLFSGITAAVVMVLVYYGRTKTGHKNYSRLALRFPLIKGIIKNAFVSTYCTTMATMLASGVSILETLNILKQMTGNDVIKKTVTDTSKRITEGQNICDAMGSTGFYPNLLLKMVDIGEKSGTISPIMDKTSDYFQKKLNEAISSMTAMLEPIMIVVVGAIVLVVVLALYLPIFTMSDF; this comes from the coding sequence ATGCCAAGATTTAAATACATACTAAAAGACCCTGAGGGTAACCAGAGAAGCGGAATGCGTGATGCCGGTAACCAGGCGGACATCATCAGATGGGCACGCAAGAAGGGTATGAAGCCGATTCACATCCAGCAGGTTGCGCAGAAGGGTAAAGCCGGCAAAAAGGTAGCCAAAAGGCGGGTCAAACTCGATCATCTCTCGGCGTTTTGCTGGCAGCTAAACGCGATGATGGGCGGCGGAGTGCCGATCACAGAGGCATTCGACACAATCGCACAGGACGTTGGAAACCCCTATTTCGAGTATATAATATCGGAGATGAGCTCCGACATAAAGGCCGGCCAGACACTTTCGCAGGCAGTCGGCAAATATCCAAATGTATTTAACACGATGTTCAACGCGATGATTATCGCCGGTGAGCAGAGCGGAAACCTGCCCGCGGTCTTTGAAAAGCTGGCGAATTACTATGTAAAGCGTGACGAGATAAACCGCCGCGTGCGCTCGGCGCTTGCCTATCCGGCGTTTGTCGTTGTTTTTGTTATCGTTATTATCGCTATCATGGCGACGTTTGTAATACCAAAGTTCACAGAGATGTTCAGCATGTTCGGCGATAAGCCGCTGCCGGCGTTTACAGTGGGCTTTCTGGCGGTGTATAACGGTATGAAGGATCATTTTCTGCTGTTCTCGGGAATAACCGCGGCGGTTGTAATGGTGCTGGTGTATTACGGCAGGACAAAAACCGGACACAAAAACTACAGCAGGCTGGCACTGCGGTTCCCGCTGATTAAGGGAATCATAAAAAACGCGTTTGTCTCCACCTACTGCACGACGATGGCGACGATGCTGGCATCCGGCGTTTCCATACTTGAGACGCTTAATATTTTGAAGCAGATGACCGGAAACGATGTTATAAAAAAGACTGTTACCGATACGTCAAAGCGGATTACAGAGGGCCAGAACATTTGCGATGCGATGGGCTCGACGGGGTTTTACCCGAATCTGCTCTTGAAGATGGTGGATATCGGCGAAAAGTCCGGCACGATCAGCCCGATTATGGATAAGACAAGCGATTATTTCCAGAAAAAACTCAACGAGGCGATATCCTCGATGACGGCGATGCTTGAGCCGATCATGATCGTGGTGGTCGGGGCGATAGTGCTGGTAGTGGTATTGGCGCTGTACCTGCCGATATTTACGATGTCGGATTTCTAA
- a CDS encoding GspE/PulE family protein, which translates to MIGTMRFGEWLIEKAWIDEAILEEALEIQKTEKKRLGQILVSMDVISSVECAQLLSEFFDVPYFGPEHFDDIDMDVAWKLNELVAQRYSLIAVSESEDGGVVQVAMTDPLNVLTIDTISAKLNASLEVMIIAEEEIARAVDVIYHGKDLAERELRDIVELEVETGDYEEEEEEVQEAEASRAPVIRFVDLMLNQAVQTGASDIHVEPQETSMDIRMRVDGQLMKMVPPSRKMQAAVTTRLKILSQMDIAERRLPQDGRFKLRAGSKAVDVRVNSLPTIYGEKIVMRILDSSSIPNNIDGVGFEPKYLEIFKKILQQPHGIIVVTGPTGSGKSTTLYSALNYLKDPRKNITTVEDPVEYRLGGINQVQVRSDIGLTFASSLRAILRQDPDIVLLGEIRDRETMDIAMKAAMTGHLVLSTFHTNDAPSAISRFVFMGLEPYLLASTLNLVLAQRLVRRICDYCKRPVELDEAARNWLKLPEETIRNTTFYEGVGCPLCNDRGYAGRFPIFEFLVVDNTIRRQIIAKASELEVREAARSRGYGGLMDCGVQALLDGKTSVQELMSVVYTDEV; encoded by the coding sequence ATGATAGGAACAATGCGTTTTGGCGAGTGGCTTATTGAGAAGGCTTGGATAGATGAAGCGATTCTCGAGGAGGCCCTTGAGATCCAGAAGACAGAAAAAAAGCGTCTTGGCCAGATACTCGTATCCATGGATGTTATCAGCTCTGTCGAGTGTGCGCAGCTCTTGAGCGAGTTTTTCGACGTGCCGTACTTCGGGCCGGAGCATTTCGACGATATCGATATGGACGTTGCCTGGAAGCTCAACGAGCTTGTCGCTCAGCGGTACTCGCTTATCGCGGTGAGCGAGAGCGAGGACGGCGGCGTTGTCCAGGTCGCCATGACAGACCCGCTCAACGTACTGACGATCGACACCATCAGCGCCAAGCTCAACGCAAGCCTGGAGGTGATGATAATCGCCGAGGAGGAGATCGCCCGTGCGGTTGACGTTATATACCATGGAAAGGACTTGGCCGAGCGTGAACTACGAGATATAGTAGAGCTTGAGGTTGAGACGGGTGATTACGAGGAGGAGGAAGAAGAAGTCCAGGAGGCCGAGGCCAGCAGGGCTCCGGTTATCCGGTTTGTTGACCTGATGCTCAACCAGGCCGTGCAGACCGGTGCCAGCGATATCCACGTAGAGCCGCAGGAAACGAGCATGGATATCCGTATGCGTGTTGACGGCCAATTGATGAAAATGGTGCCTCCGAGCCGCAAAATGCAGGCCGCCGTTACCACCAGGCTCAAGATTCTTTCCCAGATGGACATCGCCGAGAGGCGACTTCCCCAGGACGGCAGATTCAAGCTGCGTGCCGGCTCAAAAGCGGTCGATGTTCGTGTAAATTCGCTGCCGACGATCTACGGAGAGAAGATAGTTATGCGTATTCTGGACAGCTCATCCATTCCAAATAACATTGACGGAGTCGGTTTTGAACCAAAATATTTAGAAATTTTCAAAAAAATTTTACAGCAGCCTCACGGCATAATTGTGGTCACCGGCCCGACCGGTTCGGGCAAGAGTACAACCCTCTATTCGGCCCTCAATTATCTTAAGGATCCGCGTAAGAATATCACCACCGTAGAGGACCCTGTGGAGTACCGCCTGGGGGGTATAAATCAGGTGCAGGTCCGCAGCGATATCGGGCTGACATTTGCCTCGAGTCTGAGGGCGATTTTGAGGCAGGATCCAGACATAGTTCTGCTGGGTGAGATACGTGACCGCGAGACCATGGATATCGCCATGAAAGCCGCCATGACCGGCCACCTTGTGCTTAGTACCTTTCATACCAACGACGCCCCCAGTGCCATAAGCCGTTTTGTGTTCATGGGGTTAGAGCCGTACCTGCTGGCATCTACACTAAATCTTGTGTTAGCCCAGAGGCTGGTGCGCAGGATATGCGACTATTGCAAACGGCCCGTCGAGCTGGACGAGGCTGCCCGGAACTGGCTCAAACTGCCCGAGGAAACCATACGCAATACCACCTTTTACGAGGGTGTCGGCTGCCCGCTGTGCAATGACCGCGGATATGCCGGCAGGTTCCCGATTTTTGAGTTCCTCGTCGTCGATAATACCATCCGCCGCCAGATCATCGCCAAGGCCTCCGAGCTCGAGGTTCGAGAGGCCGCCAGAAGCAGGGGTTACGGCGGGCTGATGGACTGCGGTGTTCAGGCCCTTCTCGACGGCAAAACCTCCGTCCAGGAACTGATGAGTGTTGTCTATACCGACGAGGTGTAA
- a CDS encoding ISAs1 family transposase, which translates to MKKEQNQRRLMDYFSTIEDPRVERTRKHELSDILSIAICAIICGADGWTQVEEFAQCKEEWFKSFLSLPNGIPSHDTFGRVFSSLKPDSFEQCFLEWVNALAQKSEGRLIAIDGKTMRRSVDYASEKAAVHMVNAWCDTNKMVIGQIATETKSNEITAIPKLLELIDLDGAVVTTDAMGCQKEIANAVIENDGDYILQLKANQTGLHKNAVTLFDECIDDNVYNIQYTVASETDGGHGRVEERTLRAVSNVGFLNSEKKNWVGLKSLICVEAKRSIGDETSVEKRYYISSLTCKNPPNLLKYIRGHWGVENSLHWCLDISFADDERRIRKGYGAENFARLSRIALNLLKQQTKHKVGIKTRRLCCGWNEQYLYRVLTQQNKGL; encoded by the coding sequence ATGAAAAAAGAACAAAACCAACGCAGATTAATGGACTATTTTTCGACAATTGAAGACCCCAGAGTCGAGCGTACTCGCAAGCATGAGCTTAGCGATATTTTATCCATTGCAATTTGTGCAATAATTTGTGGCGCTGATGGATGGACACAGGTTGAAGAGTTCGCTCAGTGCAAAGAAGAGTGGTTTAAAAGTTTTCTTTCTTTGCCTAATGGCATTCCTTCTCACGACACATTTGGACGAGTATTTTCTTCTCTCAAACCCGACTCATTTGAACAATGCTTCCTCGAATGGGTCAATGCCTTAGCCCAAAAGAGTGAAGGCAGGCTCATAGCCATTGACGGCAAGACTATGCGTAGAAGCGTTGATTATGCATCTGAAAAAGCGGCTGTTCACATGGTAAATGCCTGGTGCGACACCAACAAAATGGTCATTGGGCAGATTGCAACAGAAACCAAGAGCAATGAGATAACGGCTATACCTAAGCTCTTGGAGTTAATTGATTTAGATGGTGCAGTTGTAACAACTGATGCTATGGGCTGCCAAAAGGAAATTGCTAATGCTGTAATTGAAAATGATGGGGACTATATCTTGCAGCTAAAGGCAAATCAGACCGGCCTGCATAAAAATGCAGTTACCCTTTTTGATGAATGTATAGACGATAATGTCTATAATATTCAATATACTGTTGCAAGTGAAACTGATGGAGGCCACGGCAGGGTTGAAGAACGCACATTGCGGGCTGTTTCAAATGTAGGATTCCTTAACTCTGAAAAGAAGAACTGGGTCGGGCTCAAGAGCCTGATATGTGTGGAGGCAAAGAGGAGCATAGGAGATGAAACAAGCGTAGAGAAACGGTATTACATATCAAGCCTGACTTGCAAAAATCCGCCAAATTTACTCAAATATATCAGGGGCCACTGGGGGGTAGAGAACTCCTTGCACTGGTGTTTAGATATCAGCTTTGCCGACGATGAAAGGAGAATAAGAAAAGGTTATGGAGCAGAAAATTTTGCAAGGCTCTCACGAATAGCACTGAATCTGCTAAAACAGCAAACCAAGCACAAGGTCGGCATAAAGACCAGAAGGCTGTGCTGCGGCTGGAACGAGCAATACCTATATCGCGTGCTGACACAACAAAATAAAGGACTTTAG
- a CDS encoding L-rhamnose mutarotase: MIRCGSVLEILEEKIDEYKQLHAEVWPEVLDMVRQCNITNYSIFLRRLPDGKFYLFSYFEYTGTDFEADMAKMAADPNTQRWWQVCGKCQRPLSDREKGQWWAPMQEVFHCD, encoded by the coding sequence ATGATTAGATGCGGTTCTGTACTTGAGATTTTAGAGGAAAAAATCGATGAATATAAACAGCTTCACGCCGAGGTATGGCCTGAGGTGCTGGATATGGTGCGGCAATGCAATATAACCAATTATTCGATATTCCTCCGCAGGCTGCCTGACGGAAAATTCTACCTGTTCAGCTACTTCGAATATACCGGCACGGACTTTGAGGCTGACATGGCAAAGATGGCCGCCGACCCGAACACCCAGCGATGGTGGCAGGTCTGCGGGAAGTGCCAGAGACCGCTGTCCGACCGCGAAAAAGGCCAGTGGTGGGCACCGATGCAAGAGGTTTTTCACTGTGACTGA
- a CDS encoding TaqI-like C-terminal specificity domain-containing protein: MKNFPKQLTLFDDIDTVGLKIEDAACQAGVSTATIRNWIKTGYLKLESKGSVCYKSFDNFLQNVAGTHKLNSRANKSRKDCHDHINVSSEFLRKINTQSNPIDQISDEYESSLSDSYRNKEGIYYTPSSVVEDLFKKPFPDVSTKTFCDPCCGSGNFIMHALNLGFKPENIYGYDCDPVAVAITKARIFEKTGYKTKNIIVADFLSSSLKREARLFDCIYTNPPWGKKLPKDERDFYGRILQAGKSVDTCSLFFFACLRRLEVSGKLGILLPEAFFNISSYETVRLKALNLSIERLIDYGKCFKGLVTKAQAIVLSNKKNKNSSENIVCQTNNTKFMRTSLSFINNPKSIFNFHRGKNDSDVIEHIFSLPHVTLKNNADWGLGIVTGNNTKFCRNTPSAGYMPVYKGSDITKTGLKESHCFIPRDLTQYQQVAPVEMFEAEEKLIYKFISSDLYFFCDTQKRYVLNSINMLIPKKSFPVKNKQLCLLLNCDFINWLFKSIFNTHKILRGDLESLPIHAEYFERHAVFNENTYLSFLNLEKTNNGTYRIKR, from the coding sequence ATGAAAAACTTTCCTAAACAGCTGACACTTTTTGATGATATAGATACTGTCGGTTTAAAAATCGAGGATGCTGCCTGTCAAGCCGGTGTTTCAACAGCAACAATCAGAAACTGGATAAAAACAGGCTATCTAAAATTAGAAAGCAAAGGCTCTGTATGTTATAAATCATTCGATAATTTTTTACAGAATGTGGCGGGCACTCATAAATTAAACTCCCGAGCCAATAAATCACGCAAGGACTGTCATGACCATATAAATGTGTCATCTGAATTTCTCAGGAAGATAAATACCCAATCAAATCCAATTGACCAGATTAGTGATGAATATGAATCTTCGTTGTCTGATTCATACAGGAACAAAGAAGGAATATACTACACTCCATCTTCTGTTGTGGAAGATCTTTTTAAAAAGCCGTTTCCAGATGTTTCCACAAAAACTTTTTGCGACCCCTGCTGCGGTTCCGGCAACTTTATAATGCATGCTTTGAATTTAGGATTCAAACCAGAGAACATCTACGGCTATGATTGCGACCCGGTAGCTGTCGCGATTACTAAAGCCAGAATATTTGAGAAAACAGGTTACAAAACAAAGAACATAATTGTCGCAGACTTTTTAAGCAGTTCTTTAAAAAGAGAAGCTAGACTTTTTGATTGCATTTATACCAACCCGCCATGGGGGAAAAAACTGCCAAAAGATGAAAGAGATTTTTACGGCAGAATTTTACAAGCCGGTAAAAGTGTTGACACTTGCTCTCTCTTTTTTTTCGCTTGCTTAAGAAGATTAGAAGTATCGGGGAAATTAGGTATATTGCTGCCTGAGGCATTTTTTAACATCTCAAGTTATGAGACAGTAAGACTTAAAGCCCTAAACCTCTCGATTGAACGTTTGATTGACTACGGAAAGTGTTTTAAAGGTTTGGTTACTAAAGCTCAGGCAATTGTTTTGAGCAACAAAAAAAACAAAAACTCCTCTGAAAACATAGTATGCCAAACAAATAACACAAAATTTATGCGTACCAGCCTTTCATTTATAAATAATCCAAAATCTATATTTAACTTTCATCGCGGTAAAAATGATTCCGATGTAATAGAGCATATTTTTTCCTTGCCTCATGTAACACTGAAAAACAATGCAGACTGGGGGCTTGGTATAGTAACGGGAAATAACACTAAATTTTGCCGCAACACTCCTTCTGCCGGATACATGCCGGTTTACAAAGGCTCTGATATAACCAAAACCGGACTAAAGGAATCGCACTGTTTTATCCCAAGAGATTTAACTCAATATCAACAGGTAGCTCCCGTTGAAATGTTTGAAGCTGAGGAAAAATTGATTTATAAATTTATATCCTCTGATTTATATTTTTTCTGCGATACACAAAAAAGATATGTTTTGAACAGCATTAATATGCTCATCCCTAAAAAGAGTTTTCCCGTTAAAAACAAACAATTGTGTTTATTATTGAACTGCGATTTTATAAACTGGCTTTTCAAAAGTATTTTTAACACACATAAAATACTAAGAGGTGATTTAGAATCTCTTCCTATACATGCCGAATATTTCGAAAGACATGCTGTTTTTAACGAAAATACATATTTATCATTTTTAAACCTTGAGAAAACAAACAATGGAACTTACAGAATTAAAAGATAA